The nucleotide sequence TGTTTTCGCTGGCCAGCACGTTGCGGGCTTTGTGCAGCAGAAGCTGCGGATCACGCTCGCCGTAGATAACTTGCAACTGCATACCTAAGTCATCAGCCGCCGCCTGCATAAATGCGCTGTAGCCAACCCAAAAAGGCTCATTAGAGAACCCCGGATTAAGAAACACCACAGACGCCGGTGGCTTTTCTGCTGCACGCGAGTTGTCGGCTGCAGCTTGCGCGACCTGGAAAAAAACTAATAAACACACGGCGCTGACGGCAGTTAAAACGGACCTGAACACGACACGACTCCTAAAGGGGGCGAAGTATATCGGTAAAGCCATAGCTATTTGCCATCAAGCTGACGTGCGTCGTTCGACAGCAAAGACCTCAGGTACGCTAATCGTTACAATCGTCGCCCACTATCACTCGTACATCGGTAACTTATGTCGCCTCTGGAAATCATCGCGTCAACGCTTGGCGTATGCGCCGTTTGGCTGACCGTGCGGCAAAACCGTTGGTGCTGGCCACTGGGCTTAATCATGGTGTTGCTCTACGCTTGGATTTTTTATGACGGCAAGCTGTATTCGAATATGCTGCTGCAAGGCATTTATGCGGTGCTGCAAGGCTACGGCTGGTGGCTATGGACGCGCGGTGGCAGCAGTCAAAGCGGCGTTCAAGTCAGTCGGCTGAGCCAGCAAAACATACTGCTAAGCCTGGCCATCGGTGCTGTCGGTGCTCTCGCTCTCGGTTATCTGATGGCGACCTTCACCGACGCTACGGCGCCTTGGCAAGACGCGGCACTCAGCGCATTCAGCCTGGTGGCTCAGGTGTGGATGGCGCAAAAACGGGTTGAGTGTTGGCCGCTGTGGATCGTTCTTGATCTATTGTTCGTTGCCCTGTTTGTGCAGCAGGGCCTGTACCCCACCGCTCTGCTGTATGGCGTATTTACCCTGCTGGCCGTCAACGGCTGGCTGACTTGGCGGCGTGACCGTGCGCTGGCTGACGTATGAAAGTGCTGGTACTCACAGGGCCGGAGTCCAGCGGCAAAAGCTGGCTGGCCGGGGAAATCCAAGCAACTTTTGGCGGGCAATTGGTCGGCGAGTACGTTCGCCACTTTATTCAACGCGAGCAGCGTGACACCTGCTTTGCCGACATCAGTGCTATCGCGCAGGGGCAACTCGCCTGGGAAGATAAAGCCAGAGCGGCACGCCCTGAGCTGTTAATTCTCGACACTCATTTGCTGAGTAATCTGCTCTGGAGCCAATCATTATTTGGCGATTGCCCTGCTTGGATTGAACCCGCCTTGCTCGAGCGCGGGTATCACCTGCATTTGCTGCTCGACCCCGTCGCGGTTCCTTGGGTTGACGACGGCCAGCGCTGTCAGCCGCAACTAGCCCAACGGCTTGCCTTCCACCAGCAATGTGAGCAGTGGCTGCGCCTGCACCAACAACCACTGCTGTGCATTCAAGGCGACTGGACGCAGCGGCGCGTGCAGACTCTGGAGTCGGTCGAGCGCTGGCTCAATTCAGCGCAGTAACACACTGGCCCAGGCCACCAGCAGGCTCAGGCAGACGATGATCGTCAGCGGCCTGCGCAAGCTCGGATACCATAGCGGCGCCAAACCCAGTTTGACCGCCCGCAGGTCGGCGGCATATAAGCCGCCAAACGCCAGCAAACACAGTGGCAAGGCAAAACTGGTCGGCATACCGCCGCTGATCGCCAGCCAGCCTAGCAGGGGCGGTATCACTGACAGCCCGAGCTGAATCTGCGCCGACTCACCGGCATCTTCTGCACGCATGGCCAAGCCCCAGTGAATCGCCCCCATAAAGGCCAAAATCACTGCGGCATAATCCAAGAGTGCCGCCAACACCACCACACGCCAGCCCTCCGGCGTGATCCAAATGCCCAAAGCCCCGCTTACAAAAGGTACCAGGCCGGCGTAACCGAGCAGCAACGCCAATTTAGGCGGATGCGGCGCGTCAAATGGATGCATAACTCACTCCTGATGATTGATCCTAAATAGGCCGCACTTTAAAGCCATAACCCGGGTTAACAGAAGAAAATTCAGGCACCTGTTTGGCGATAATCGCTGGGGCAAAGCGCTCATAATTGGCCCCGATTGGAAATTAGTGCGCCCGATAACCCTGCACCCGTGCGCATACCTGCTTCAGCTGATGCATCATCCACTGCATCGCGCTGTCCAGCGTTTACGAGACTGCGTTAACCGCTGCGCGAGCTGGTAAAATTCGTGCCTTGCAAAGTACCCTGTTGGCCGCACAGCACTTAAGAGAAATACCGTGGAATTGTTTAAAGAATTTATGTTTGAGGCCGCACATCGCTTGCCTCATGTCCCGCAAGGTCATAAGTGCGGACGCCTGCATGGGCACTCCTTCAAAGTGGCGGTGTATATCGAAGGTGAGGTTGATCCTTATACCGGCTGGATACGCGATTTTTCCGAGATAAAGGCGATCTTCAAACCGCTCTACGAACAACTCGACCACAACTACTTAAACGACATACCTGGCCTGGAAAACCCCACCAGTGAAGTATTGGCCAAGTGGATTTGGCAACAGCTCAAGCCGCTGCTGCCCGAGCTGTCGCGTATTCGCATTCACGAAACCTGCACCAGTGGTTGTGAATATCGCGGTGACTGAACGCGCGTTACCCGGCGTGCGTTTGATCGCGCGGCTTGCCTTGGAATAACGCCGCGTGGCGCTTGGCCTCTTACGACACCGCGTGAGAGGCCATCAGCTAGCGCAACAAGTCACAGGCCAAAGCCTGCTAGCGCGCCTAAGAACTGCGCCTCATCCATTACCTGCAGCCCCAACTCACTGGCCTTTGCCAGCTTTGAGCCGGCGCCCGGCCCGGCCACCACACAGCTGGTTTTTGCCGATACTGAACCTGCCACCTTAGCGCCCAAGCTTTCCAGTTTTTGCTTGGCTACGTCGCGACTCATGATCTCCAGGCTGCCCGTCAGCACCCACGTCTGCCCAGCCAGCGGTAAACCTGCGATGACTTTTTTCTCGCTATGCCAGTGCATGCCAAAGGCTTGCAACTGAGCCTCAATGGCACATGCACGCTCGGCATTGGCAACACGAGTAAAAAACTCACGCACCGCCTTCGCTTGTTTCTCTGGCAAGGTTTGCCGCAGGTCCAGCCAATCCGCCGCTAATATGGCCTGCAAGCTGGCGAATTTATACGCTAATTTTTGCGCACCTCCTGGGCCAACAGAGGGGATATGCAGCTTGTCGAGCATACCGGCCAATGTGGCGCTGGCGCTGAACTCAGCACTCAGCTCGCCCTGCCCCTGCAGGTGCAGCCCACATTGATCGCTGGCCAATAGGGCGTCGATCACTTGTTGG is from Pseudomonas sp. TMP9 and encodes:
- a CDS encoding DUF3429 domain-containing protein, yielding MHPFDAPHPPKLALLLGYAGLVPFVSGALGIWITPEGWRVVVLAALLDYAAVILAFMGAIHWGLAMRAEDAGESAQIQLGLSVIPPLLGWLAISGGMPTSFALPLCLLAFGGLYAADLRAVKLGLAPLWYPSLRRPLTIIVCLSLLVAWASVLLR
- the pnuC gene encoding nicotinamide riboside transporter PnuC, encoding MSPLEIIASTLGVCAVWLTVRQNRWCWPLGLIMVLLYAWIFYDGKLYSNMLLQGIYAVLQGYGWWLWTRGGSSQSGVQVSRLSQQNILLSLAIGAVGALALGYLMATFTDATAPWQDAALSAFSLVAQVWMAQKRVECWPLWIVLDLLFVALFVQQGLYPTALLYGVFTLLAVNGWLTWRRDRALADV
- a CDS encoding AAA family ATPase, whose protein sequence is MKVLVLTGPESSGKSWLAGEIQATFGGQLVGEYVRHFIQREQRDTCFADISAIAQGQLAWEDKARAARPELLILDTHLLSNLLWSQSLFGDCPAWIEPALLERGYHLHLLLDPVAVPWVDDGQRCQPQLAQRLAFHQQCEQWLRLHQQPLLCIQGDWTQRRVQTLESVERWLNSAQ
- the queD gene encoding 6-carboxytetrahydropterin synthase QueD, with amino-acid sequence MELFKEFMFEAAHRLPHVPQGHKCGRLHGHSFKVAVYIEGEVDPYTGWIRDFSEIKAIFKPLYEQLDHNYLNDIPGLENPTSEVLAKWIWQQLKPLLPELSRIRIHETCTSGCEYRGD